A stretch of DNA from Piliocolobus tephrosceles isolate RC106 chromosome 21, ASM277652v3, whole genome shotgun sequence:
tcagtttcccctatgGTAACCTACATGGGCTGGGTATCTGCTTGTTGCTGGGTGCTGTGTTTAGTGCTTACCTACCTTGAATCCTGAATTCACCGTTAGGAGGCAGAAGTGGTCCTCAATCTTATTTACAGACGAGGGAACAGAGGCTCTCCAGAGAAGACTGCAGTAAGGTCACCCGCAGAGAAACAGCTACCAGAGGCCTTGAGCCCAGGCCTGCCTGTACCTCCTACGAGCAGGAACCTGCAGAGTTCCCTGTTCCTCCTTGCAAATGTTATCTCTACTTGTCTTGCTCTACTCGAGGACCTAGGAGGGGTCCTTGGAGtccctccatttcctcatctgcagatgGGCAGGATTTTCTCACCTCTCCTGggttcttttattaaaaaatagagacgAGGCTgtgtgccgtggctcatgcttgtaatcccagcactttgggaagccaatgcaGTGTGGATCAacttaggtcaggagtttcagaccagcctggccaacatggtgaaaccccatctctgctaaaaagtacaaaaaaaggccggccgggcgcggtggctcaagcctgtaatcccagcactttgggaggccgagacgggcggatcacaaggtcaggagatcgagaccatcctggctaacatggtgaaaccccagctctactaaaaaatacaaaaaactagccgggcgaggtggcaggcacctgtagtcccagctactcgggaggctgaggcaggagaatggcgtgaacccgggaggcagagcttgcagtgagctgagatctggccactgcactccagcctgggcgacagagcgagactccgtctcaaaaaaaaaaaaaaaaaaaaaaagtacaaaaaaattagctggacatagtggcatgcacctgtaatcccagctactcaggaggctgaggcaggagaatcacttgaacctgggaggtggaggttgcagtgagccaagatcacaccactgcactccagcctgggcaacagagccagactccatctcaaataataataataataataattaattaattaatttaaaaacataaaagttaattaattaaaataaaaaaaaaaaagacgaagtCTTGCTATGTAGCTCAGGCTGGCctgaaactcttgggctcaagcaatcctccctcctcagcctccgacagtgctgggattacaggcatgagccaccacgcccagctacctCTCATGGCTTCTTGTCCATCAAAAAGGTCTCCACTGAGCACCTGTTGTGCACCTGAATGTATTCTAGGCATTAGGGACACAGCAGTGAGTGAAACAGACACAGCCCCCAGCCTCATTGGGAGACAGAACCAGAACAAATAAACAAGGagatgttggctgggtgcagtggctcatgcctgtagtcccagcactttgggaggctgaggtgggaagatcgcctgaggtcaggagtttgagattaccctggccaacatggtgaaacctggtctctactaaaaatacaaaaattagctgggcgtggtggcgagtgcctgtaatcccaactacttgggaagctgaggcacgaggattgcttgaaaccaggaggcagaggttgcagtgagcccagatcacaccactgcactccagcctgggcaacagagcaagactccattgaaaaaataaataaacaaacataaaaataaacaagaagatGTGTCTCTGTCATTGCCAAGATGAGTTGGACATTCAGCACTGGTCTGGGTGCCTTATAAATGCCATCTCCTGTAAACCTCACAGCAGCCCTCAGAGGTGGGTGGGACTCATTCACATCCCATTttccaggtgagaaaactgaggcacagagaggtgaatgAACTCCTCCAAGGTCAAACAACAAGTAAGAGGCAGAGCTTGGATTCAAACCCACATCATCAGGCTTGAGCTCTGTGCTAGTAACCTAGCTCTTCTACCCTTCCCCCCAGACACCCTGGGAAGAAGATGATTTGGGGTCACCACGAGGCTAGTGAGGACAGCGGAGGGACAGAATGGGCTGTGATGGACTGATGAGGGCttctggtcccctgggtccctcaGGAGTGGGTGGCAATTTGGACAAGAAGGATAGGTGGCCCTGATCAGGTGACCCCAACCCAGCGCACCTGCTTGAGCGTGAGGTTGAAGAAGGAGTCATGGAAGTCCCACTGCAGGATGTCTCCGTGAGTCTGTGCCTCTAGCTGCAGCAGCCGGTTGACCTTGCGGGCCTGGTGTGGGTTGGGGGCTGTGCCCACCAGGAAGAGGAGGCGCAGCTGCAAACCCCGCACCTTGCGCTCCTGGCCCCACGTGTGCCGCAGCAGCTCGCGGCGCTCATAGTTGGTGGGGGAGGACTTGATCACCAGCAGCAGGAAAACCGGCTGCGCACACTTAGAAGGGGGCACGTCCTGCAGCAGGGGAAAGTCGCGGCAGTGTTTGTACAGCAGGAAGTCCTGAACAACCTGCGGCTGCTTGGCGAAGTCCGGGTGGTTGGCCACAGAGGTGTTGGCCTGGCACCGGGCCCgggctgggtgggtgggtggagtgGGCCAGGCCAGGGCCTTGGGGATCGCCGGTGGCTGCTCCTGGACCTTGTAGGTGGGTGGTGACACTTGCAgactgaagaggaggaggagagcaaAAGCGACGATGGCCAGAATGAGGGTGGCAATGGGCCGCAGCTGCCGGCGATACCTCATCCTGGCCAGCCAGGGTCTGGGGTCAGCCTGAGGAGCCCCCGGGCGGCTCCTGTGGAAAACAAAACTCACTGAACGCTCACCTTGAGCAAAGTGCTTTTCCTGTGACCCCCAACACCTGGTTGCACCTGTACAGTTGCTCAGGTTGGCAAAATATTGAAATTCACCCCCTACTTAACTCCTCCACCCCTTACAAGATCCACTTCAAGGCATTCCAACCCCTGTTGGCTCTGACAGGTGCCCTGGCCCTCCCTGCTggggattaattttttttctttttttgagacagcgtctctctctcgttctgttgcccaggctggagtacagtgtcttaatttcagcttactgcagactccacctcatgggttcaagcgatcctcctgcctcaacctcctgagtagctgggattacaggtgtgcgccaccgtgcctggttaatttttttgtatttttagtagagatggggtgtcaccatgttggccaggctggtcctgaactcctggcctcaagtgatccacctacctcggcctcccaaagggctgcgatgacaagcatgagtcaccgtaCCCTGCCTTTCTGTGTGAAGTCTTAGTTTCCTTATTAGGACATGGGGTGCTGAGATTCCCTGCTccagtacacacatacacacatacaatggGGCCACTGCTCCCTGACTGCAAAAGGGCTTGACACATATTAGCTGTGTGGTGACCACCTCAGTGACTATCAGTCCACCACCCTGGCTACCTTAATTCCCCAGCTATTCCCTACTTACAGACAGGGACAGTGAGGCTCAGCATGGAGCAGTATCAGAacccaggactttttttttttttttttttttgagacagagtctcactcagtcgcccaggctggagtgcagtggcgcgatctcggctcactgcaagctccgcctcccgggttcacgccattctctgccttagcctcccaagtagctgggactacaggcgcctgccgccacgcctggctaattttttgtatttttagtagagctggggtttcaccatgttagccaggatggtctcgatctcctgacctcgtgatccacccgcctcggtctcccaaagtgctgggattacaggcatgacccaccgcgaccggccaggactttttttttttttgagatggagttgcccaggctggagtacagtggcgcaatctcggctcactgcaacctccacctcctggttcgagtgattctcctgcctcatcctccagagtagctgggaccacaggcacgtgccaccacacccagttaattttttagagatgaagtttcaccatgttggccaggatggtctgatatcctgatctcatgatctgcccaccttagccttccaaagtgctgggattacaggcatgagccaccgtgcccggccagaaccCAGAACTTTGACAGGTAAGGTATGCCCACCTCATACGTCCCTCAACTCGGGGTCACTGGGAGACTCCCTTCCCAGACCTCAGGGCCTCCCAGAATCTATCACAAGGGACTGCGTCATGGATGGCACCAAACATCCCTCAAAGAGAACCTGGGCAACTCTCAGCCACCTGGGGCACAGACAGGTGAATATCTGTGGATATGCATGAGTCCAATCCTGTTAACTGTCACAGTGACTCAGCAGCCCTAGTGTGttaactgagcacctactgtatgctaGATGCTGGGGAGGCAGCCGTGACCAAGCCAGCCCTGCCCTCACTATAGTAAGTAGAACAGCTTAggcacatggtgaaactccatctctacaaaaaacacaaaaattaggctgggtgcagtggctcacacccataatcccagcactttaggaagccaaggcaggtggattacttgaggtcaggagtttgagaccagcctggccaacgtggggaaactcactctctacaaaaaaaaaaaattagccaggtgtggtaggtgcctgtagttccaactactcgggaggctgaggcaggaaaatcacttgaacccaggaggtggaggctgcagtgagctatgatctcgtcactccactccagcctggatgacagagcaagactctgtctcaaaacaaaacaaaacaaaaattttgtttttttgtgcaGGCTGTGGCAGCATGCACTTGCGGTttcag
This window harbors:
- the B3GNT3 gene encoding N-acetyllactosaminide beta-1,3-N-acetylglucosaminyltransferase 3, with amino-acid sequence MRYRRQLRPIATLILAIVAFALLLLFSLQVSPPTYKVQEQPPAIPKALAWPTPPTHPARARCQANTSVANHPDFAKQPQVVQDFLLYKHCRDFPLLQDVPPSKCAQPVFLLLVIKSSPTNYERRELLRHTWGQERKVRGLQLRLLFLVGTAPNPHQARKVNRLLQLEAQTHGDILQWDFHDSFFNLTLKQVLFLQWQETRCTNASFVLNGDDDVFAHTDNMVSYLQHHDPGRHLFVGQLIQNVGPIRVLWSKYYVPKVVTQNEWYPPYCAGGGFLLSRFTAAALRRAALVLDLFPIDDVFLGMCLELEGLKPTSHSGIRTVGVHAPSQHLSSFDPCFYRDLLLVHRFLPYEMLLMWDALNQPNLTCGKQTRIY